From a region of the Carassius auratus strain Wakin unplaced genomic scaffold, ASM336829v1 scaf_tig00001940, whole genome shotgun sequence genome:
- the LOC113069632 gene encoding LOW QUALITY PROTEIN: protein Wiz-like (The sequence of the model RefSeq protein was modified relative to this genomic sequence to represent the inferred CDS: inserted 2 bases in 1 codon; deleted 1 base in 1 codon), producing MGSNLLKCEFCGAAFETRRGLSSHARSHLRQLGIGMSENSGAPIDLLYQITKERSIDTHFTGTSPTVESPKKLQHHAPIVPIPSPTKDVETEEGLLDTKPPVPFSIAASAIKVSSSPTTHSAAGSLPSSPFVKSRSPSPVLRKAPISSLLPVSSPLRSQEHKTLGKNQPTNLSSPNKPFWAPQDTDAPLNLTMDMDSKDIICQLCGAWFETRKGLSSHARAHLRHFGIEYSESKGSPIDLLNRFILTDDFKHRANSFLSDAPEDLRXSQKTTVTSLLPSTSTSPKRSLPSSPVLYKTATTSVRTTIGSKATSTSSHPLLGPPPKKLKASSLQVLRFSSGEVMSFPIEPMKDVGCEFCGELFENRKGLSSHARSHLRQLGITEWSVNGSPIDTLKDIIVRRGLPSIKPLKSPKSPSSSPIPGLSRTTVQSSSPPGNVLGRPSFHFAQTPSHDQPTTRKMSPSTSTASSSPNVELVKPKPEPEIVEVTMKGSDMGVNESYNPEPLHSSLDTSDNVYPVNLVMTQEKEPSRDIRCEFCGEFFENRKGLSSHARSHLRHMGITEWSVNGSPIDTLWEVMRRQGTTPASVAFGIKEEPGQDSGISLNSPGYQSSALSRKSPLNLLHSGSRLHKHGLGSVALSSTSSVGKIFGVPPMKKKVLVEEGQPGEKALLIQSKNFSPPPQDYSFRGKASVEKHGVGHMDASCELCGFYFENRKALASHARAHLRQFGVTEWCVNGSPIETLSAWIRSRPQKAAEMQQSYVQGARYAQKKRCGSALSPSRDSDSTTPVSQKPTVAKWASLTLPQKRAIGRDVKSCPWGLSSRGTDAKSRSGSSTQHGLIPQPGTHHSNNALPHAQVAHSELNVRLPRGFERRPLKHPSHAEGGVGESGTPKPRSSTVPALVPKPPSTPLVKLVGKIYSLKCRFCDVEFHGPLSVQEDWIRHLQQHILNLNYNKTASPANDTPAQSDTPDPKPLVSAATSTSTTTTAPSTTPSTPSPKPTTTPTSASTPTPAPSQASAGRPATAEPVPSPAN from the exons ATGG GCTCTAACTTGTTGAAATGTGAGTTTTGTGGTGCTGCCTTTGAGACACGTCGTGGTTTGTCTAGCCATGCCCGCTCTCACCTACGCCAGCTTGGCATCGGCATGTCAGAGAACAGTGGTGCACCCATTGATCTTCTCTACCAGATCACTAAGGAACGCTCCATTGACACACACTTTACTGGCACCTCCCCTACTGTGGAATCTCCCAAAAAGCTCCAGCACCATGCCCCTATTGTTCCTATACCTAGCCCCACAAAAGATGTTGAAACTGAAGAAGGACTGCTGGACACCAAGCCCCCTGTCCCATTCTCTATTGCGGCTTCCGCTATTAAAGTTTCCTCTTCACCAACTACTCACTCTGCAGCTGGCTCCCTGCCTTCCTCTCCATTTGTAAAGTCTCGGTCCCCTTCCCCAGTGCTGAGAAAGGCTCCCATCTCTTCCCTACTACCCGTGTCTTCCCCATTGCGATCCCAGGAGCATAAGACCTTAGGAAAGAACCAGCCTACCAACCTTTCTAGTCCGAACAAACCATTCTGGGCACCGCAAGATACGGATGCCCCATTGAATCTTA CGATGGACATGGACTCTAAAGACATTATTTGCCAGTTGTGTGGTGCGTGGTTTGAAACAAGAAAAGGCCTCTCTAGTCATGCTCGTGCCCATTTGCGCCATTTTGGGATTGAGTACTCAGAATCTAAGGGTTCCCCCATTGATTTACTCAACCGGTTCATCTTGACTGATGACTTTAAGCACAGAGCAAATTCTTTTCTATCAGATGCTCCAGAAGACCTGAG GTCCCAGAAGACCACCGTGACATCCCTTTTACCCTCCACTTCCACTTCACCTAAAAGATCACTTCCCTCCAGCCCTGTCCTGTATAAAACAGCAACCACTTCTGTGAGGACAACAATTGGCTCTAAAGCTACCTCAACTTCTTCCCACCCTTTATTGGGCCCACCCCCAAAGAAGCTGAAAGCCTCTTCATTGCAAGTACTTCGTTTCAGTAGTGGAGAAGTTATGTCCTTTCCTATAG AGCCAATGAAAGACGTGGGCTGTGAATTCTGCGGAGAACTTTTTGAGAACCGCAAAGGCCTCTCCAGTCACGCTCGCTCCCATTTGCGCCAACTTGGGATCACAGAATGGTCTGTGAATGGCTCACCAATTGACACACTAAAAGATATTATAGTCCGTCGAGGCCTGCCATCCATCAAACCTCTGAAGTCCCCCAAATCCCCCTCTTCTTCTCCAATTCCTGGGCTGTCTCGGACCACAGTCCAGTCTTCTTCCCCACCAGGGAATGTGCTTGGGCGCCCGTCTTTCCATTTTGCCCAAACTCCCAGCCACGACCAGCCTACTACACGCAAAATGTCTCCTTCGACATCTACTGCCAGCTCTTCCCCAAACGTAGAGCTCGTTAAACCGAAACCAGAGCCTGAAATTGTGGAGGTTACAATGAAAGGATCAGACATGGGAGTAAATGAAAGCTACAACCCAGAGCCACTACATTCCAGTTTAGACACTTCAGATAATGTTTATCCTGTCAACttgg TTATGACTCAGGAGAAGGAACCTTCCCGTGATATTCGCTGTGAATTCTGTGGTGAATTCTTTGAAAACCGCAAAGGCCTCTCAAGCCATGCACGTTCACACTTGAGGCATATGGGTATCACAGAGTGGTCTGTGAACGGCTCTCCCATTGACACACTTTGGGAAGTCATGAGGAGACAAGGCACTACCCCTGCATCTGTTGCCTTTGGCATAAAGGAGGAACCAGGACAGGATAGTGGGATTTCATTAAACAGTCCAGGCTATCAGTCCTCTGCCCTGTCCCGAAAGTCACCTCTTAACCTGCTTCACTCTGGCTCGCGTCTTCATAAGCATGGGCTGGGAAGCGTTGCCTTGTCCTCTACCTCATCTGTGGGGAAGATTTTTGGAGTGCCTCCTATGAAGAAGAAGGTACTGGTGGAGGAGGGACAGCCAGGAGAGAAAGCATTGCTCATTCAATCTAAAAATTTCTCACCTCCCCCACAGGACTATTCCTTTAGGGGTAAAGCCTCAGTGGAGAAACATGGGGTAGGCCACATGG ATGCCAGTTGTGAACTCTGTGGATTTTACTTTGAGAACCGGAAGGCACTGGCCAGTCATGCTCGAGCACATTTACGTCAGTTTGGAGTGACAGAGTGGTGTGTAAATGGTTCGCCTATCGAGACGCTGAGTGCCTGGATACGCAGCCGTCCACAGAAGGCAGCAGAGATGCAGCAAAGTTATGTTCAAGGAGCCCGCTATGCCCAAAAGAAA AGGTGCGGTTCTGCTCTCTCACCATCCCGTGACTCTGACTCTACAACTCCTGTTTCCCAAAAGCCCACTGTGGCCAAATGGGCATCTCTCACTTTGCCTCAAAAGAGAGCAATTGGGCGGGATGTCAAAAGTTGTCCCTGGGGGTTGTCATCACGGGGAACTGACGCAA AAAGCAGGAGTGGAAGTTCCACTCAGCATGGCCTTATTCCACAGCCTGGCACTCATCATTCCAATAATGCACTTCCACATGCGCAGGTGGCGCATAGTGAACTCAACGTGCGTTTGCCACGAG GATTTGAGAGACGCCCACTTAAACATCCATCACATGCTGAAGGAGGGGTGGGAGAGAGTGGCACCCCGAAACCTCGCTCCAGTACCGTTCCTGCCCTTGTGCCAAAGCCCCCCTCCACTCCACTGGTTAAACTTGTGGGTAAAATTTACTCACTTAAGTGCCG GTTCTGTGACGTGGAGTTTCACGGCCCTCTCTCGGTACAGGAGGACTGGATCAGGCACCTACAGCAGCACATCCTCAATCTTAACTACAACAAGACTGCTTCACCTGCAAACGACACTCCCGCCCAAAGTGACACACCTGATCCCAAGCCCCTAGTCTCAGCTGCTACCTCCACGTCAACTACGACCACAGCCCCCTCCACGACCCCGTCCACACCCTCCCCAAAGCCCACAACTACACCCACATCAGCCTCCACACCTACACCCGCCCCCAGCCAAGCTTCAGCGGGGCGGCCGGCTACAGCAGAGCCAGTTCCTTCTCCTGCTAATTAG